The nucleotide sequence TCATCGACATCCAGTCCTACATGTAGTATCCTTTTCATTGATGGCCTCCTGTTTGTAAGTGTTTATTACTTTACACTTATAGGGTAACCAGTCCCAGGTTTATAGGAGGTCATCCATATTTTCTTAGGTACTTATTTTATCTGTAAAACTTATGGATTGCAGCCTGGAAAACGTCGGCTGCAGCTTCCTTCACGGTCTCGCTGAGCGTTGGATGCGCGTGGACCATCTCGGCTATGCTGTGGACTGTGATCCTGTTTTTCATGGCAAGGCTGATCTCGTGAATCAGGTCAGGGCTGCCTTCGCCCATGGCCTGGGCTCCCAGGATCTGCCCGTCAGGGTCAGCCAGGATCTTGACCAGGCCTTCGGTTTCACCTAAAGCCTGAGCCATCGAAGATGCGGCAAAATTGAAGCTGCCGGCTTTATATGGTATCTGCTTTTCTTTCAGTTCATCCTCTGTTTTACCGACAACAGCCAGGTCCAGACTGGTAAAAACACAGGACGGGATGACACTGTAATCGAATTTTTCAGAGTGCCCGGAAATGTTTCTTACAGCGATTTCGGCCTGGGCTGAGGCCACATGCGCCAGCATCAATGGAGACGTCATGTCTCCAATAGCGTATATCCCCGGGATGTTCGTTTTCAGCGTCTCATCAGTCTTCACCCTGCCGTTCGCAAGCTCAATCCCAGAATCTGCAAGCGAAGAAACCGCTGCCTTACGACCGACTGAAAGCAGAATTTTCTCGCCTGTAACCTGTTCCCCATTCTCCAACAACAGTGAACATCCGTTTTCAGTTTTTACTTCCTTAATGCCTGCGCCTGTGATTACACGGATCCCCTGCTTTTTCAGGACCAGTGCCAGCCTTCTGACAACCTGGGAATCGAATCCAGGCAGCACTTGTTTAAAGATCTCCACAACTGTCACCTGGGAGCCGAGCGCGGCAAAAAGATGCGCGAACTCAAGGCCGATCACGCCTCCACCGATCACGATCAGACTGGAAGGGATCGAACCTAGCGAAAGAGCCTGCGAAGAATCAAGCACTCGCATCCCGTCTGCAGACAGATTGGGCAGATTTCTCGGTTCAGATCCTGTGGAAAGAATCATGTTTTCTGCCTGGACCGCTGTTTCGGCTTCTGCTGTTCTGACAATGATCTCCCGGTTCTGCAGCAGCCTCGCTTCCCCTTTCAGCACTTCCACTTTATACGATTTGAGCAGCTGTTCGATCCCCACTCTGAGGTTTTTGACGATCAGCGACTTGCGTTCCTGCATTTTTTCAAAATCCGGATATACCTGTCCCGCATTGATTCCGAATCGCGTGCTATCTTTCATTTTCTGTAAAAGCCTTGCTCCGGCGATCAGGGCTTTGGTAGGAATACAACCGAAGTTAAGGCAGGTGCCGCCCAGCTGCTCTTTTTCTATTAATACTGTCGGAATTCCTGCCTTGGCCGCAGCCAGTGCCGCCACATATCCGCCAGGTCCGGCGCCGATGATCGCTAATTTATGCATATTTCCTCCCGGAGAGACGTGCCCTGGCACGTCGTTCTGAATACGTCTATCTGGAATCTTCGGATAGGCGGGGCAAGCCCCACCCCTATAGTTTTGTCCGCTCACGGTTTGCGTGTTTAAACCGATACATACTGTGGGTGCAGGCACTATTATATCCCCTCCTGTCTGGAAAATGAAAACTGTGATAAAATATGACTTATGAAAAACCGTCTGTTTCTGGCCGCCGGTTCCCTGATCTTCCTGCTCTGGCTGTTTTTTGTCCTGATCCCGCATTACCTGGAGCAGTCAGGACTTTTGAAAACCAAGAACATCCTGATCATGACCGGCATCGTTTCCAAGGAATTTGTAGAGGGAAAAATGACTAAAATCGCCCGCTGCAGCGAATATCAGAAAAACATGGACGAGGAAAAAGGCTGGTTCAAAAACCTGGACGCCCTGATCCTCAGCCCGAGCGGTGAAGTGCGTGTGACTTCGAAAAACGGA is from Candidatus Wallbacteria bacterium and encodes:
- the lptC gene encoding LPS export ABC transporter periplasmic protein LptC, with translation MKNRLFLAAGSLIFLLWLFFVLIPHYLEQSGLLKTKNILIMTGIVSKEFVEGKMTKIARCSEYQKNMDEEKGWFKNLDALILSPSGEVRVTSKNGQEDNKTASYTLSDEVRIRRGGSTINSEMMIYRQNLDQVISPGPVKIVETGEVITGDFLEVYPKTEKWYLKGNVKIVLKRGMK
- the lpdA gene encoding dihydrolipoyl dehydrogenase, giving the protein MHKLAIIGAGPGGYVAALAAAKAGIPTVLIEKEQLGGTCLNFGCIPTKALIAGARLLQKMKDSTRFGINAGQVYPDFEKMQERKSLIVKNLRVGIEQLLKSYKVEVLKGEARLLQNREIIVRTAEAETAVQAENMILSTGSEPRNLPNLSADGMRVLDSSQALSLGSIPSSLIVIGGGVIGLEFAHLFAALGSQVTVVEIFKQVLPGFDSQVVRRLALVLKKQGIRVITGAGIKEVKTENGCSLLLENGEQVTGEKILLSVGRKAAVSSLADSGIELANGRVKTDETLKTNIPGIYAIGDMTSPLMLAHVASAQAEIAVRNISGHSEKFDYSVIPSCVFTSLDLAVVGKTEDELKEKQIPYKAGSFNFAASSMAQALGETEGLVKILADPDGQILGAQAMGEGSPDLIHEISLAMKNRITVHSIAEMVHAHPTLSETVKEAAADVFQAAIHKFYR